The Pochonia chlamydosporia 170 chromosome 3, whole genome shotgun sequence genome contains the following window.
TTTGACCGTGTTTATGGTATCCCCATTCAGCCAAGTTGGGCGGCCATGGGAACGTTGTCTATATATCTGGACGAAAGTGTATCGCATCTGATTCCTTCTTCAGCTACTCCAGCCAACCCACCGTCATTCGTTGAACCCAAGTTGCGAAGTACACTGCAACGTCCATTCTCTTCGTGAATCTCTCATAATGAAGTTCATTGGAATACTGTCATTGTGcgcggctgcggctgctgcacCCCTTGCTGTAAGTCGTCTCGCAGTTATCAGGACGTGAGCTACAACTGATCATAACGTCTAGAGCGAAGCCAAAGACTCTGCACTTGTGTCAGCCAACGTCAATGTAACCGTTGGCGGCAGTGACAATACCGTCCCCAGTGCGCTTCTGTTAGAAGCCGAATTGCTTATCGCTCAAGCTCAGAAGATTGCTTCTACCCAGGCTACAAAGGCCTTGCAAACTCGATCTACCAAGAACCTTGAGGGTATTGCGCCCGAAGTTGATGGTCTCGTTCAAATCCTGAAGACGCCAGGAGTGGACATCAACAAGCCTATTGACGAGCTGCCTGAAACGTCGCAGAAGCAGCTCAATACAGTCCTCTCCCAACTCACCCAGAAGATTGAGACCCTGCAGGAGACTCCCGTCTCAAACACTGATGTCACAAACGAAGTCGATGAACTCGATACCCAGATCCTCAACCTTGCGAACAAACTCCAAAGTGCCACTGTCAAGCgggaagatgaagaagataTCATCAGCGTTGAATTGGTTGTCGAGTTGCTGGACTTGCTGGTTGTCAAGCTTGAGGCtgagattgagattggaGGCGTCGACAAGCGCACGGTTGACCAGGATGCTGAATTCAAGAAACTTCTTCAGAAACTGATTGATCTGCTGAGGCTCCGGACTGAAGGCAACAAGAATGTCGACAAGGATATTGAGAAGGTTGTCATGGATGTTCTCAAGATCCTCAAGATCAACGACAAGGGTGATATcatgggcaaaggcaagggtaagggcaaggacaagaccaagaaggagaaggagcgCCGAAACGATGAAGTTAATGAGTTCACTGCTGATGTCACCGATACCCTTGAGCGCCTACACGGTGAGGTAGAGGAGGTTACTGATGTCGCCAACACCCTCGAGCGCCGCGATGAGCAGGACCAGGAAACGGATGTCACCGTCACTCTTCCACAGACCAAGGTTCCCGACGGCAAGGCCATCAACTTTCCACTGCTCAAGGTTCCTGACGGCAAAGCCATCAACCTTCGTGATGTCAGCGATGACGCACATCTCGACAACCTCCTGGACCTCCAAGTCGACATTGATGTTGACGCCGACGTTCAAGTTTAATTCCAGCAGGAACATCCCAGACTCTTGACGCCGGTGATCCTGGTGCGTCTGGTAAAAATGCCATGGCAGGGTCGACCTTTTGACGACTACAGCAATGAAGATGACGTCTGTGGCGGGTGTCTTTAGCGGGGGATCAAAGATACCAATGAATTACTTTTGAGATGGCGAGATTTATTTTTTTAGTGTCCCAATCGCGTAGAATTGGTTATTTGATACTTTATGTATATACATTAATTTTATTCTCGCATGTAATGATGCAGTACCTGGTGATGTTGAACTGGTAGCAATCTTTCCATATATCTTAGAGGCTTTTGATATCTCTGAACAGTCTCTTTTTTTAAGTGAAGTTGTTAATCCTTGGCATGGAGTCGTGAACAGTCAAGTCTCTAGTTTAACATGTACCACGTGGCAACTGAAATGTTACCTCGTTTCTCAGCTCTCAACCGCCACAGCCGAGTCCAAAGTCGCATCTGTATCACCACTTCCGTCAGCCACTGCATTCATACCATCTATTCTTACAATATTCCGTTCAGGGTGCCATGTTGTCCTGTCGGTGTTGTCCATGGATTATGTCCAAACCGACTTACACAGACCGGCCCTTTGCGGTTAGCCTGAATATCCGAAAATGGCAGCCCCACAATCATTTCGGCCAACCAAGATCCGCCCCACATCCTCGGCCGAAATGGCCCTGGGGCCccctttttgcttcttctcaaccCACAAGAACCGTGGTCGTCAAATTTCCATCTGAAATTACTTGGTACAAGCGCTTTTGTTTCCTTTCTCTGTTGCACGTTTCAATTTCTGCAAAGTACAGAGCATCGTACCAGTTGCTCGTCCGCTCTTTCATTCCACAATGGACGCCGCCACCCCCACCCACCCGTATTACCCCCTGACAGCCTCCATCCCGAGCTATGTCGCCAATGACTCGTCCGTTGTGCGGCTGCTCGTTACCTTTGGAGTCATGGTGGGCGTGGTGACAGGCTTAGCTTATTGGCAGACTCTTCAGAGTCCATTACGCTTGCGGCCCATTGACCGTTTTGCTGTGGTGTGGTTTGCTCTATGTTTGTGCTTCCCAAGGGTATGCTTCGGTATTCGTGAAGGAGGCTATACTGACATATTGTACCAGGTGGATTCTTACACGTTGGCTTTGAAGGTTTGTtgaaatgaggctgtcggcgaagatgatggtCAAAAAAGGGTGGCATAAAAGGCTAATGGTGAAATTTCAGGGTATTATCTGTACCACCGCACCAACATCCCGCAACTGCAGACCGTCTTTGGCCAGCTGTGGAAGGAATATGCGCTTTCGGACTCTCGTTACCTGACATCTGATGTGTTTACCGTTTGCATTGAGACCATCACTGCGGTGAGTCGATTCTAGACCAAGGACCATTTGTTGATGCCGCGTCATGACACCAATGGCCAAACCCCCAGCCCAATAATGCAAGGCTCAAATCTCACGGCTATTCGTTCTTGAAAGTGTCGCTGACTCGTCCCTTTTCAGTTTGCCTGGGGTCCTCTCAGCTGGCTCACCTATTTTGCCATCCTGACCAACTCGCCCTACCGCCACATCAACCAGGTCATTGTCAGCACCGCGCATCTGTACGGCGTGGCTCTCTACTACGGCACCAACTTCGGTGACTTTCGCGCCACAGGAGTTTCGTATAGCCGGCCTGAAGCTCAGTATTATTGGATGTACTATATTGGTCTCAATGCGCCTTGGGCCGTGGTTCCACTTTGTATGTTGTTGTCTCTGTGCCTTTTTAAACTCTCAGCAAACATGCACAAAGCCATCCTTCATGCAGCCCCGGCATATCATCTCCCAAGACTTCAGCAGAGAAATGTGCTAACGGTGTGCCCTTAGTCTTTCTCTACGACAGCTACAAGCAGACAGCCAAGGCTTTCCGTGCTCTGCAAACGCACGAGTCGGAACGCAAGACGCAATAACGAACATGGCATTAACTCATATTTTCCTGTCCACAACTATGCCATGTCGTGTAGGTTCTATCATACAAGGGGACCGTTGTCTGTACCAGCATATTTGTACATGTAGCGGAATTGCAGATCTTTCCTGCCGGATGCTTGAACGTCTGGTTATTCGCTGCAGCTTGGGCGAATTCAAGGCAAACAGTCTTGACTCATGGCTGCCCAACGGGGCAAATACTGCAACGTCAACCAAAAAGTGTTCATTTCCCATTTTCCCCCAAGGCAAGGTCCCATCTGCCGAGTCACAATAGCAAGGAGTTTCAAAAATGAAGACGCAATGACAACACTACCGCAAAGAAAATACAACCAAATGCTGTCCTACTTTCCACGGCGCCGCCTCACTGGCTCTGTCACACCTCTTACAAACCAAAACCCGCCGCCATTCCCGCACTCTCGGGTGGCGCCCTTGATCCTGGCCTGTCGTGAAATTTGTGCTTCACCCAGCTTTTGCTACATGTGTACCCTTGCATACTGTATCTTTTCTCGGCCGTGAAAATCTCTTTTCCAGTTACCCGTGTGCTACTTCCGCGGGCAGTACGCATTACCATGGGCATGCCAGGTTCCGAGGACGACTCTTGGCATGAGCAGACTGGCTGGCCCGGAGTTCGCGCCGGGCTTGCAAATACCGTACATATGCAAGCCACTTTTGCCCCTTTTACACTGTACAGGATACAAAGACCTGCCGGATTTTTTTTTGATATCACAAAAAAATGT
Protein-coding sequences here:
- a CDS encoding emopamil binding protein domain-containing protein codes for the protein MDAATPTHPYYPLTASIPSYVANDSSVVRLLVTFGVMVGVVTGLAYWQTLQSPLRLRPIDRFAVVWFALCGFLHVGFEGYYLYHRTNIPQLQTVFGQLWKEYALSDSRYLTSDVFTVCIETITAFAWGPLSWLTYFAILTNSPYRHINQVIVSTAHLYGVALYYGTNFGDFRATGVSYSRPEAQYYWMYYIGLNAPWAVVPLFFLYDSYKQTAKAFRALQTHESERKTQ